A stretch of Flavobacterium sp. N2270 DNA encodes these proteins:
- the bshA gene encoding N-acetyl-alpha-D-glucosaminyl L-malate synthase BshA, translating to MKIAIVCYPTFGGSGVVATELGSELAKRGHEIHFITYSQPVRLALLNKNIFYHEVHVPEYPLFHYQPYELALSSKLVDMVKLHSIDVLHVHYAIPHAYAGYMAKQMLAEEGINLPMITTLHGTDITLVGNHPFYKPAVTFSINNSDYVTSVSESLKDDTYRLFDIKKEIQVIPNFIEITKDAIDETSPCHRSLMATEDEKIITHISNFRKVKRIDDVVKIFFEIQKTIPSKLMMVGEGPEKETAERLCEELGIMNKVIFFGNSNEIDKILCYSDLFLLPSETESFGLAALEAMSCGVPVISSNSGGLPEVNREGVTGYLSNVGDIESMSKNATSILSNNAKLLQFKQNALNEASKFDIKNILPIYEDLYFKAIKEKV from the coding sequence ATGAAAATTGCAATTGTTTGTTATCCAACATTTGGCGGAAGTGGAGTAGTAGCTACCGAGTTAGGTTCTGAATTAGCCAAAAGAGGACACGAAATTCATTTTATAACTTACAGTCAGCCAGTACGTTTGGCTTTATTGAATAAGAATATCTTTTATCATGAAGTACACGTTCCTGAATATCCACTTTTTCATTATCAACCTTATGAATTAGCGCTTTCTAGTAAATTGGTAGACATGGTTAAACTTCACTCTATCGATGTTTTACATGTGCATTATGCTATTCCACATGCCTATGCAGGTTATATGGCTAAACAAATGCTTGCAGAAGAAGGAATTAATCTACCAATGATTACTACTTTACACGGAACTGATATTACTTTAGTAGGAAATCACCCATTTTATAAGCCAGCAGTTACATTTAGTATCAATAATTCAGATTATGTAACGAGTGTTTCAGAAAGTTTAAAAGATGATACCTACAGGTTGTTTGATATCAAAAAGGAAATTCAAGTTATTCCAAATTTTATTGAGATTACTAAAGATGCAATAGACGAAACATCACCTTGTCATAGATCGTTAATGGCAACAGAAGACGAAAAAATTATAACACATATATCCAACTTTAGAAAAGTAAAAAGAATTGATGATGTTGTAAAGATATTTTTTGAAATCCAAAAAACAATTCCTTCAAAATTAATGATGGTTGGTGAAGGTCCTGAAAAAGAAACAGCCGAAAGATTATGTGAAGAACTAGGAATTATGAATAAAGTCATTTTCTTCGGAAACAGTAATGAAATTGATAAAATATTATGTTATTCTGATTTATTTTTATTACCATCAGAAACAGAAAGTTTTGGACTTGCAGCATTAGAAGCAATGTCTTGTGGAGTTCCTGTAATATCAAGTAATTCTGGCGGTTTGCCAGAAGTAAATAGAGAAGGAGTTACCGGCTATTTAAGTAATGTTGGAGATATTGAGAGTATGAGTAAAAATGCAACTTCCATTTTATCTAATAATGCTAAACTGCTACAATTTAAACAAAATGCATTAAATGAAGCATCAAAATTTGATATAAAAAATATATTACCTATTTACGAAGATTTGTATTTTAAAGCAATAAAAGAGAAAGTTTAA
- a CDS encoding protease complex subunit PrcB family protein, with translation MKHIFIILSITLLSCSSGKDKSNVKYKVLHSGQNASIENKEFILIENNDDYIAAIEKLNVDESDYENLLNVDFKSNNVCILFLGERSNGGYSIEVDYIKKKENALYIKTKEITPQKHSNVIMVITHPYCLISLPKNKNIVIK, from the coding sequence ATGAAACATATATTTATTATTTTATCAATAACACTTTTAAGTTGTTCATCTGGAAAGGATAAATCTAATGTTAAATATAAAGTATTACATTCAGGTCAAAATGCTTCTATTGAAAACAAAGAATTTATTTTAATAGAAAATAATGATGATTATATTGCTGCAATAGAAAAATTAAATGTTGATGAATCTGATTATGAAAATTTATTAAATGTAGATTTTAAATCAAATAACGTTTGCATTTTATTTCTTGGAGAGAGAAGTAATGGCGGCTATTCAATAGAAGTGGATTATATAAAGAAAAAAGAAAATGCATTATATATAAAAACAAAAGAAATTACTCCACAAAAACATTCAAATGTTATAATGGTAATTACTCACCCTTATTGTTTAATATCACTACCAAAAAATAAAAATATTGTTATAAAATAA